Proteins encoded in a region of the Ziziphus jujuba cultivar Dongzao chromosome 3, ASM3175591v1 genome:
- the LOC125423533 gene encoding tRNA-splicing endonuclease subunit Sen2-1, with protein sequence MGPRWKGKDSEAKAFKDPMSKIVWELQSSLIQSESQGLLCGCSVLLAAEAEQAVLLNRACFGEPISAAEKDKQWFQLGLEEAFYLCYSLKCLNIVGEDKCLMNVEEFWLLMKSRKAIFPDFYKGYSHLRMKNWVVKSGSRYGVDFVAYRHHPALVHSEFAVLVSTEGGGDVNGRLRMWSDVHCTTRLCGGVVKTLLVLNINKNGQGAFSPSCIEKYTVDERTVRRWNPEKCREDHTVVESETNNHTVIENGTKGEFII encoded by the coding sequence ATGGGACCTAGGTGGAAAGGAAAGGACTCAGAAGCCAAAGCTTTTAAAGATCCTATGTCAAAAATAGTATGGGAGCTTCAGTCTTCTCTGATCCAGTCAGAGTCTCAAGGATTACTGTGTGGATGCAGTGTGCTTCTTGCAGCAGAAGCGGAACAAGCTGTCCTCCTAAATCGTGCGTGCTTTGGTGAGCCCATTTCTGCAGCTGAGAAAGATAAGCAGTGGTTTCAGCTAGGCCTGGAGGAAGCCTTTTACCTATGCTATTCTCTAAAATGCCTCAACATAGTTGGTGAAGACAAATGCCTAATGAACGTTGAAGAGTTTTGGTTGCTCATGAAGTCTAGAAAAGCAATTTTCCCTGATTTTTACAAAGGTTATTCTCATCTTCGAATGAAAAACTGGGTAGTGAAGTCAGGAAGTAGATATGGTGTGGACTTTGTAGCCTACCGTCATCATCCGGCTCTGGTTCATTCGGAATTTGCTGTGTTAGTTTCAACAGAAGGAGGGGGTGATGTAAATGGGAGATTAAGGATGTGGTCTGATGTTCATTGCACCACTCGGCTCTGCGGCGGTGTTGTAAAGACATTGTTAGTCCTCAACATCAATAAAAATGGTCAAGGTGCATTTTCTCCATCTTGTATAGAAAAATACACTGTTGATGAGCGCACAGTTAGACGATGGAATCCAGAAAAATGTCGTGAAGATCATACAGTAGTGGAAAGTGAAACAAATAATCATACCGTAATTGAAAATGGAACAAAAGGAGAGTTTATTATTTAA